In Marmota flaviventris isolate mMarFla1 chromosome 17, mMarFla1.hap1, whole genome shotgun sequence, a single genomic region encodes these proteins:
- the Rps6kb1 gene encoding ribosomal protein S6 kinase beta-1 isoform X8: MRRRRRRDGFYPAPDFRDREAEDMAGVFDIDLDQPEDAGSEDELEEGGQLNESMDHGGVGPYELGMEHCEKFEISETSVNKGPEKIRPECFELLRVLGKGGYGKVFQVRKVTGANTGKIFAMKVLKKAMIVRNAKDTAHTKAERNILEEVKHPFIVDLIYAFQTGGKLYLILEYLSGGELFMQLEREGIFMEDTAWPFLTQKLHLRALGMKCPFLEEAL, translated from the exons ATGAGGCGACGACGGAGGCGGGACGGCTTTTACCCAGCGCCTGACTTCCGAGACAGGGAAGCTGAGGACATGGCAGGAGTGTTTGACATAGACCTGGACCAGCCAGAGGACGCAGGCTCTGAGGAtgagctggaggagggg GGTCAGTTAAATGAAAGCATGGACCATGGGGGAGTTGGACCATATGAACT TGGCATGGAACATTGTGAGAAATTTGAAATCTCAGAAACTAGTGTGAACAAAGGGCCAGAAAAAATCAGACCAGAATGTTTTGAGCTACTTCGGGTACTTGGTAAAGGGGGCTATGGAAAG gtTTTTCAAGTACGAAAAGTAACAGGAGCAAATACTGGGAAAATATTTGCCATGAAGGTGCTTAAAAAG GCAATGATAGTAAGAAATGCTAAAGATACAGCTCATACAAAAGCAGAACGGAATATTCTGGAGGAAGTAAAGCATCCCTTCATTGTGGATTTAATTTATGCCTTTCAGACCGGTGGAAAACTCTACCTCATCCTTGAGTATCTCAGTG GAGGAGAACTATTTATGCAGTTAGAAAGAGAGGGAATATTTATGGAAGACACAGCTTG GCCTTTTCTAACACAGAAGCTGCATTTAAGAGCCTTAGGGATGAAGTGCCCTTTTTTGGAGGAGGCTCTCTGA